One genomic window of Sebastes umbrosus isolate fSebUmb1 chromosome 15, fSebUmb1.pri, whole genome shotgun sequence includes the following:
- the ppp1r10 gene encoding serine/threonine-protein phosphatase 1 regulatory subunit 10, protein MAGGPVDPREILKGVEALLGKDGELRSLEGVPKVFSLMKASTKMVSRCMYLSILLQTKSHDVLNRFIRVGGYRMLNSWLTYSKTTNNSPLLQLILLTLQKLPLKVDHLKQNNTAKLVKQLSKTADTEELRKLASVLVEGWMATIRSQSVSSNANNSPADKKKKKEEGKVPVREVKEKIVEEEKKKEKPKAHAPSHAKIRSIGLEIDTPNLPPTKKITTAPQLGDKYNIKPPVLKRPSSGPSDAPPLEKKYKPLNMPSNSAKEIKVKIIPAQPIECTGFLDALNSAPVPGIKIKKKKSSGSSPSSAKAVSPTSNKANPFDSKPAVYSTSPAKPSSPECAASIIPADENLEPERPGTPVPSEEAEVSDNGEKPNALAEPREEESLTKKGKKKKTVHWAEEEQLKHYYYFDLDETERVNVNKIKDFGEAAKRELMMDRQTFEMSRRLSHDTMEERVPWTPPRPLTLTGSLVINGANSTEKLTQRDREMGILQEIFLSKESVPDCPHEPDPEPYEPMPPRLIPLDEQDSNMLDDGYPESMDTTSQPGSALGPNESSKLPPVLANLMGNLSSSSRSPQATSTVSNPVAPTVNVQELLSSIMGASGNQSTEDLIKQPNFSDKIKQLLGSLQQNQNQNQGGPPPVNPGLLGHGPGMNNMNNMNMHMQMPMNGGYPPNNPPGGPRFNHPPPPHNHGPPFNAGGGPRMMGPPPGQGRGDNGNYWGDESMRGGPHRGGHFHRGGRGRGGGGGGGGGGEPGFRGRGRGGPRGGHNNMNDMSKRPVCRHFMMKGSCRYESNCAFYHPGVNGPPLPPNHPANNQHNQHPQHGH, encoded by the exons ATGGCGGGGGGACCGGTGGACCCCAGAGAGATCCTGAAGGGTGTGGAGGCTCTGCTGGGGAAGGACGGAGAGCTCCGCAGCCTGGAGGGAGTCCCCAAGGTGTTCAG CCTGATGAAAGCTTCCACTAAGATGGTCAGTAGATGCATGTACCTGAGCATCCTGCTGCAGACCAAATCCCACGACGTTCTCAACAG GTTCATCAGAGTCGGTGGCTACAGGATGCTCAACTCCTGGCTCACCTACTCCAAAACCACCAACAACAGCCCCCTGCTGCAGCTCATCCTGCTCACGCTACAGAAGCTGCCTCTCAAAGTGGACCACCTCAAACAG AACAACACGGCCAAGCTGGTGAAGCAGCTCAGCAAGACTGCAGACACCGAAG aGCTGAGGAAGTTGGCATCCGTGCTCGTAGAAGGCTGGATGGCTACGATCCGCTCCCAGAGTGTCTCCAGCAATGCCAACAACTCTCCTGCTG ataagaagaagaagaaagaggagggcaAGGTGCCGGTGCGGGAGGTGAAGGAGAAGATtgtagaggaggagaagaagaaggagaaaccGAAAGCTCACGCACCGAGCCACGCAAAGATCCGCTCTATAG gACTGGAGATAGACACCCCCAACCTGCCCCCCACTAAGAAGATAACCACCGCCCCACAGCTGGGAGACAAGTACAACATCAAGCCTCCAGTCCTCAAGAGGCCGAG CTCCGGTCCATCAGACGCTCCGCCCCTGGAGAAGAAATACAAACCTCTAAACATGCCCTCTAACTCCGCCAAAGAGATCAAAGTCAAGATCATTCCAGCACAAC CGATAGAGTGTACGGGGTTCCTCGATGCTCTGAACTCGGCCCCGGTGCCCGGCATCAAGATCAAGAAGAAGAAATCTAGTGGTAGTTCTCCATCTAGCGCCAAGGCCGTCTCCCCCACCTCCAACAAG GCTAATCCGTTTGACAGCAAACCCGCCGTGTATTCTACATCTCCTGCTAAACCATCATCTCCAGAGTGTGCTGCTTCCATCATTCCTGCTGATGAGAACCTGGAGCCGGAGCGGCCCGGGACCCCCGTTCCCTCTGAGGAGGCGGAGGTCTCTGACAACG GTGAGAAGCCGAACGCTCTGGCAGAACCACGGGAAGAAGAGAGTTTGACCAAGAagggcaagaagaagaagacggtcCACTGGGCCGAGGAGGAGCAGCTcaaacactactactactttgaTCTGGATGAGACGGAGAGAG TCAACGTCAACAAGATTAAGGACTTTGGTGAGGCTGCCAAACGAGAGCTGATGATGGACCGGCAGACGTTTGAGATGTCCCGTCGGCTCTCCCACGACACCATGGAGGAGAGGGTCCCCTGGACGCCCCCGAGGCCCCTGACGCTGACCGGCAGCCTGGTCATCAACGGGGCCAACAGCACGGAGAAACTGACCCAGAGAGACCGTGAGATGGGCATCCTGCAGGAGATCTTCCTCAGCAAAGAGAG TGTGCCCGACTGTCCCCATGAACCCGACCCGGAGCCTTATGAACCCATGCCCCCCCGTCTCATCCCTCTGGATGAG CAGGACTCCAACATGCTGGATGACGGCTACCCCGAGTCCATGGACACCACGTCACAGCCGGGCTCTGCCTTGGGCCCGAACGAGAGCTCCAAGCTTCCCCCCGTCCTGGCCAACCTCATGGGCAACCTGAGCAGCAGCTCTCGCAGTCCGCAGGCCACGAGCACCGTCAGCAACCCCGTGGCTCCCACCGTCAACGTCCAGGAGCTGCTCTCATCCATCATG GGGGCTTCTGGGAACCAGTCGACTGAAGACCTGATCAAGCAGCCCAACTTCTCAGACAAGATTAAACAGCTACTGGGCTCcctgcagcagaaccagaaccagaaccagggtGGACCTCCACCAG TCAACCCGGGTCTGCTGGGTCACGGTCCGGGCATGAACAACATGAACAACATGAACATGCACATGCAGATGCCCATGAACGGCGGCTACCCGCCCAACAACCCGCCCGGCGGTCCTCGCTTCAACCACCCTCCACCCCCTCACAACCACGGCCCACCATTTAACGCCGGCGGAGGCCCGCGCATGATGGGGCCGCCGCCAGGCCAGGGCCGAGGAGACAACGGCAACTACTGGGGAGACGAGTCCATGAGAGGAGGACCTCACAGGGGGGGCCACTTCCACCGAGGAGGACGgggccgaggaggaggaggaggaggaggaggaggaggagagccggGCTTCAGGGGCAGAGGACGAGGGGGGCCCAGAGGAGGACACAACAACATGAATG ACATGTCCAAGAGGCCCGTGTGTCGTCACTTCATGATGAAGGGAAGCTGCAGGTACGAGAGCAACTGTGCTTTCTACCACCCCGGTGTGAACGGACCGCCGCTGCCCCCCAACCACCCCGCTAACAACCAACACAACCAGCACCCGCAGCACGGACACTAG